The following proteins are co-located in the Tripterygium wilfordii isolate XIE 37 chromosome 2, ASM1340144v1, whole genome shotgun sequence genome:
- the LOC120013139 gene encoding uncharacterized protein LOC120013139 isoform X1 produces the protein MDSFISSALDEICSRGSRGLPIASLWPALAVPVTPSLKASVWRNLLVIPALQLKAPNGRFYQHGDASIQAVEDAERLDVMIIAKEELRDNFVGLYDSITSINVQQRRTLERLAVARTHGITQSQLGKEFGIQGKDLFYIVRNLECRELIVRQPAVVKTKEACGEGDIVKSPSVTTNLMHLYRYARHLGSQQRIEIHKEGRNLDSLGNAEESDVFGDDFNGDSIKEDVLVKDYIPAMKAVCEKLDEASDKVLVVSDIKQDLGYTGAHFAHRAWRNICRRLKDAGIVEEFEAKVNKKVERCLRLLKKLSPKNFEPEAPGFVNEQPVKFGRRSQKSDQLVDLPIEYQIYDMVDAAGSDGLTVVEVCERLGIDKKRNYPRFHNIISRFGMHLQPENHKRQFAYRLWTSKNCDSEASNALSINSKIVSSRNKSVDSDVNNLDVLHRPTQKFLEYGHSASEADFAPPQKVNDKEVVTEFENGIAKTNPVPISPDNQLYDPNSIAPDAEVYLSNTVMETNHAISEDMPLPLSEPFDSRSCQNLQYVRLTADGALREQRILERLQAEKFLLRGELYRWLVSLEKDKSTTTDRKTIDRILNKLQQLGRCKCIHVNVPNVTNCGRNRMTQVVLHPSVQGLPPELIGEIHDRIRSFEKKIRGLGSNRCKISNTIPVLDGIQRTQIRAPSDAKAIESESRRANGFVSAKMVRSKLLHSFLWSYVTSSLDLHDALSVGDYMNGMNNSHRSCNLFSLEAAIKAIPFELFLQVAGSSQKYDDMIEMCSRKLSLSDLPIKEYKLLMDTHATGRLSMLIDILRRLKLIRLITNGCANVGGKVPHASFTHALELKPYIEEPPSTVATSNMRSFDLRPRIRHDFFLSNREAVDEYWHTLEYCYATANPQTALHAFPGSAAHEVFLGRSWASVRVMTADQRAQLLKLVLKDGLKKKLPFNECENIAKDLNLTLQQVLRVYYDQRHRRVNLYQGLQDVNGVEYQTQKGRCTSSKRKKSSEASSRKFARIDAGTVQLGEERLARQADAFDPFSEEQNSYLAVSGEDDIHVPAYFEESGPKTSEGPGTHEVDQCYALMSQCAFPNMRQTRGRRFSWTDEADRQLVIQYVKQRAALGAKIHRIDWALLPGLPAPPRTCARRMSSLKTNRKFRKAIMKLCNILGQRYAKHLEQNQNRLLDNDGCRVFLRCSSGEVRDRESSNHVGHTDDIGFGEERWVDFEDKEIKRTLEDALRYKPVGKIEPSKLAGSVPEELSDLDMNAEDYGCEMTSSAVCSDGILNLDRNCRRDSGRRLKHHQLHHKFIKLLSRGTSVSGQVNGSLAVSNAVELFKLVFLSTATSPKLQYLLAETLRRYSEHDLFAAFSYLRDKKIMIGGGDAQPFELSQQFLHGLSKSPFPANTGKRATMFLGQLLERQKDLIEVGVNLNSDFQCGDIFQLFALVFSGELSVSPCMPDEGFGETEDRCLKRKIEDGEFHDSDKAKKMKSLTEGELISRREKGFPGIMVCMRRVTISMANTLEIFKEDDNTFARELSFNDNVSFNEKNVNHSEHTKGILNFDRTFPVVGHISEPDWEAMTGYAEYFLPKTCSEEQIGLFSSDVFKAVCAAIQKSGDQGLSMEEVSQVVSLQGDISGEETVKLIIDVLEAFGQALKVNAYDSVRIVDSLYRSKFFLTSMAGFCYDRSPASLAKSLERGQDGNIIPQPEDHDFSSSMPQKDVSMNVDKHKITILNLPEELALQSSGIKSTNGHEDHTQGVGSFKVNTGGETYKFLSGEINMPIIPWINGDGTINRVVYNGLVRRVIGIVMQNPGILEDDIIHRMDVLNPQSCRKLLELMILDKHLIVKKIYQTAPIAPPALLGSLFASSSREPEPRLVCRSHVFANPMSANLL, from the exons ATGGACTCGTTCATCTCCTCCGCCCTCGACGAAATCTGCTCGAGAGGCTCGAGGGGTCTCCCAATAGCCTCCCTCTGGCCAGCCCTTGCCGTTCCTGTAACCCCGTCCCTCAAAGCCTCCGTTTGGAGAAACCTGTTAGTAATTCCTGCCCTCCAATTAAAGGCTCCCAATGGGAGATTTTACCAACACGGTGACGCCTCAATTCAGGCCGTTGAGGACGCCGAGAGACTGGACGTGATGATCATCGCTAAGGAGGAGCTCCGGGACAACTTCGTTGGGCTCTACGATTCCATTACCAGCATTAATGTACAGCAGCGTCGCACGCTCGAAAGACTTGCTGTAGCTCG AACACATGGGATCACACAGAGTCAACTTGGGAAGGAATTTGGCATTCAAGGAAAGGACCTTTTTTATATAGTGAGGAACCTTGAATGCCGAGAGTTGATTGTGAGACAACCAGCAGTTGTAAAGACAAAAGAAGCTTGCGGTGAAGGGGATATCGTAAAAAGTCCAAGTGTGACCACCAATTTAATGCACTTATATCGCTATGCTAGGCATTTGGGCTCTCAGCAACGGATTGAGATTCACAAAGAAGGACGAAACTTGGACAGTCTTGGGAATGCAGAGGAAAGTGATGTGTTTGGAGATGACTTTAATGGAGATTCGATTAAAGAGGATGTGCTCGTAAAGGATTATATACCTGCCATGAAAGCAGTTTGTGAGAAACTTGATGAAGCTAGTGACAAG GTTCTCGTGGTCTCAGATATTAAACAGGACCTTGGTTATACTGGAGCACATTTTGCACATAGAGCTTGGAGAAAT ATTTGTCGCAGGTTGAAAGATGCAGGTATTGTTGAGGAGTTTGAAGCTAAAGTTAACAAGAAG GTTGAGCGTTGCCTTCGTTTGTTGAAGAAGCTTTCTCCTAAGAATTTTGAGCCCGAAGCTCCTGGATTTGTCAATGAACAACCAGTAAAATTTGGAAGGAGATCACAAAAGTCTGACCAGCTTGTTGATCTTCCCATTGAATATCAGATATATGATATGGTTGATGCAGCAGGTTCTGATGGCTTGACTGTTGTGGAG GTGTGTGAGAGGCTTGGAATTGATAAGAAGAGGAACTATCCTCGGTTTCATAATATAATCTCCAGGTTCGGGATGCATCTGCAGCCAGAAAACCATAAAAGACAATTTGCTTATAGACTTTGGACATCAAAGAATTGtgattctgaagcatcaaatgCATTATCAATTAACTCAAAAATTGTCAGTAGCAGAAATAAAAGTGTTGATTCAGATGTCAACAATCTGGATGTTCTTCACAGACCCACTCAAAAATTTCTGGAGTATGGTCATTCAGCTTCTGAAGCTGATTTCGCTCCTCCCCAGAAAGTAAATGACAAAGAGGTTGTTACAGAATTTGAGAATGGCATTGCTAAGACTAACCCAGTGCCAATCTCTCCTGACAACCAACTCTATGACCCAAACAGTATTGCTCCTGATGCAGAAGTTTATTTATCGAATACAGTGATGGAAACAAACCATGCCATATCAGAAGACATGCCTCTTCCTTTGTCAGAACCATTTGATTCTAGATCATGTCAAAACCTTCAATATGTGCGTTTGACTGCTGATGGTGCCTTGAGAGAACAGAGGATACTGGAAAGACTACAG GCTGAGAAGTTCCTTTTGAGAGGTGAGCTATATAGGTGGCTTGTGAGTTTGGAAAAGGACAAGAGCACAACAACAGACAGAAAGACTATTGACCGAATTTTGAATAAGCTTCAACAACTTGGTCGCTGCAAATGCATACACGTCAATGTCCCCAATGTCACAAATTGTGGTCGCAACCGAATGACTCAAGTGGTGCTGCACCCATCTGTTCAAGGTTTACCTCCTGAACTAATTGGTGAAATTCATGATAGAATAAGgtcctttgagaagaaaattcGTGGCCTGGGCTCAAATAGGTGCAAGATTAGTAACACAATTCCTGTGTTGGATGGAATCCAAAGAACTCAAATCCGTGCACCTTCTGATGCCAAAGCTATTGAGTCAGAATCCAGGCGTGCTAATGGCTTTGTTTCAGCAAAAATGGTTCGTTCCAAGTTGCTTCATAGCTTTCTATGGAGTTACGTGACTAGTTCTTTAGATTTGCATGATGCTTTATCAGTTGGTGATTACATGAATGGCATGAATAATAGTCACAGAAGTTGCAATCTGTTCTCACTTGAAGCAGCTATTAAAGCTATTCCTTTTGAGTTATTCTTACAAGTTGCAGGATCATCTCAGAAATATGATGACATGATTGAGATGTGTAGCCGCAAATTATCTCTCTCTGATCTGCCTATTAAAGAGTATAAACTTCTGATGGATACTCATGCAACCGGAAGACTATCAATGCTCATCGACATTTTAAGACGATTGAAG TTGATTCGGCTGATAACTAATGGATGTGCAAATGTTGGAGGCAAGGTCCCACATGCCTCATTTACACATGCATTGGAACTCAAACCTTATATTGAGGAACCACCATCAACAGTCGCAACATCGAATATGAGATCTTTTGATCTTCGTCCGAGAATCAGACATGACTTTTTCCTCTCAAATAGAGAGGCTGTTGATGAGTATTGGCACACGTTGGAGTATTGTTATGCCACTGCTAATCCCCAAACTGCTTTACACGCATTCCCTGGATCTGCTGCTCATGAG GTTTTCCTCGGCCGATCATGGGCTTCAGTTCGAGTCATGACAGCCGATCAGCGTGCGCAGCTACTAAAGCTTGTGTTGAAAGATGGTCTAAAGAAAAAACTTCCCTTCAATGAGTGTGAGAATATTGCAAAGGATCTTAATCTGACCTTACAGCAG GTGCTTCGTGTTTACTATGATCAGCGTCATCGGCGTGTTAATTTATATCAGGGTCTTCAAGATGTCAATGGGGTTGAGTATCAAACACAAAAAGGTAGATGCACTTCTTcaaagagaaagaaatcttcAGAAGCAAGCTCACGTAAGTTTGCAAGAATTGACGCTGGAACTGTACAGTTGGGTGAAGAGCGACTGGCAAGGCAAGCTGATGCTTTTGACCCATTCTCAGAGGAACAAAATTCATATCTAGCTGTTTCTGGAGAGGATGATATTCACGTGCCAGCATATTTTGAGGAATCTGGTCCTAAGACTTCAGAAGGGCCAGGAACTCACGAAGTTGACCAATGTTATGCCTTAATGAGCCAGTGTGCATTTCCAAATATGAGACAAACTCGTGGAAGAAGGTTTTCATGGACAGATGAGGCAGATAG GCAATTGGTGATCCAGTATGTAAAGCAACGTGCTGCTCTTGGAGCAAAAATTCACCGCATAGACTGGGCTTTACTCCCTGGCCTACCAGCACCTCCAAGAACTTGTGCAAGGAGAATGTCTTCACTtaaaacaaatagaaaatttAGAAAGGCCATCATGAAGCTCTGCAATATACTTGGTCAACGATATGCAAAGCACCTTGAACAAAATCAGAACAGGTTGCTCGATAATGATGGCTGTAGAGTGTTTTTGCGATGTTCATCAGGGGAAGTGCGTGACAGGGAGTCCTCTAATCATGTTGGACATACTGACGACATAGGTTTTGGGGAAGAACGGTGGGTTGATTTTGAGGACAAAGAAATTAAGAGAACCTTAGAGGATGCACTTCGATACAAGCCAGTTGGTAAAATAGAACCTTCCAAACTTGCTGGGTCTGTCCCCGAAGAGTTGTCAGATCTGGACATGAATGCTGAAGATTAT GGATGTGAAATGACTTCGTCAGCTGTTTGCAGTGACGGTATCCTAAATCTTGATAGGAATTGCCGAAGGGATTCAGGACGAAGACTAAAACATCATCAGCTTCATCATAAGTTTATTAAACTCTTGAGTAGAGGCACTAGTGTTAGTGGACAAGTCAATGGGTCACTGGCTGTTTCTAATGCTGTAGAGCTGTTTAAGCTTGTCTTTTTGAGCACCGCAACTTCACCAAAGCTGCAATACCTGCTGGCAGAAACTCTACGGCGTTATTCAGAACACGATCTTTTTGCGGCATTTAGCTACCTCAGAGATAAGAAAATCATG ATTGGAGGTGGTGATGCTCAGCCCTTTGAGCTTTCTCAGCAATTCTTACATGGTCTTTCTAAATCGCCATTTCCGGCTAATACTGGAAAGAGAGCTACCATGTTTTTGGGTCAGCTCCTTGAAAGACAGAAAGATCTAATTGAAGTGGGAGTTAATCTTAATTCAGATTTTCAGTGTGGGGACATATTCCAGTTGTTTGCTCTTGTTTTTTCTGGTGAGCTATCTGTTTCTCCTTGCATGCCAGATGAAGGTTTTGGAGAGACAGAAGACAGATgcttgaaacgtaaaattgagGATGGTGAATTTCATGATAGTGATAAGGCTAAGAAAATGAAATCCTTAACAGAAGGTGAACTCATTTCTCGCCGAGAGAAAGGTTTTCCTGGTATAATGGTATGCATGCGTCGTGTCACAATTTCAATGGCTAATACTCTTGAAATATTTAAGGAGGATGATAATACTTTTGCCCGTGAGCTTTCCTTCAATGATAACGTGTCCTTCAATGAGAAAAATGTGAATCATTCTGAACATACCAAGGGAATCCTTAATTTTGACCGCACTTTCCCCGTAGTTGGACATATTAGTGAGCCTGATTGGGAAGCAATGACTGGCTATGCTGAGTATTTTCTGCCTAAAACTTGTAGTGAAGAGCAAATAGGTCTCTTTAGTTCTGATGTCTTCAAGGCTGTTTGTGCTGCTATTCAGAAGTCTGGTGACCAAGGTTTGAGTATGGAAGAAGTCTCCCAAGTTGTGTCTTTGCAGG GTGATATTTCAGGAGAAGAGACGGTCAAACTCATTATTGATGTGCTGgaagcttttggacaagctttaAAG GTCAATGCATATGACTCTGTTCGCATTGTTGATTCTTTGTATCGCTCCAAGTTTTTTTTGACCTCAATGGCTGGCTTCTGTTATGATCGTAGTCCAGCTTCGTTGGCCAAGTCCCTTGAGAGAGGTCAAGATGGCAATATCATTCCACAGCCTGAAGATCATGATTTTAGTAGCTCGATGCCACAGAAGGATGTGAGCATGAATGTTGATAAACACAAAATTACTATTCTGAATCTTCCTGAAGAGTTGGCTCTACAATCAAGTGGCATTAAAAGTACCAATGGGCATGAAGACCATACACAAGGAGTTGGATCATTTAAAGTGAATACAGGGGGTGAAACCTACAAATTTCTCTCTGGTGaaataaatatgccaataataCCGTGGATAAATGGAGATGGAACCATCAACAGAGTCGTCTACAATGGCCTTGTACGCCGTGTTATTGGTATTGTCATGCAAAATCCTGGAATTTTAGAG GATGATATTA
- the LOC120013139 gene encoding uncharacterized protein LOC120013139 isoform X2, whose protein sequence is MDSFISSALDEICSRGSRGLPIASLWPALAVPVTPSLKASVWRNLLVIPALQLKAPNGRFYQHGDASIQAVEDAERLDVMIIAKEELRDNFVGLYDSITSINVQQRRTLERLAVARTHGITQSQLGKEFGIQGKDLFYIVRNLECRELIVRQPAVVKTKEACGEGDIVKSPSVTTNLMHLYRYARHLGSQQRIEIHKEGRNLDSLGNAEESDVFGDDFNGDSIKEDVLVKDYIPAMKAVCEKLDEASDKVLVVSDIKQDLGYTGAHFAHRAWRNICRRLKDAGIVEEFEAKVNKKVERCLRLLKKLSPKNFEPEAPGFVNEQPVKFGRRSQKSDQLVDLPIEYQIYDMVDAAGSDGLTVVEVCERLGIDKKRNYPRFHNIISRFGMHLQPENHKRQFAYRLWTSKNCDSEASNALSINSKIVSSRNKSVDSDVNNLDVLHRPTQKFLEYGHSASEADFAPPQKVNDKEVVTEFENGIAKTNPVPISPDNQLYDPNSIAPDAEVYLSNTVMETNHAISEDMPLPLSEPFDSRSCQNLQYVRLTADGALREQRILERLQAEKFLLRGELYRWLVSLEKDKSTTTDRKTIDRILNKLQQLGRCKCIHVNVPNVTNCGRNRMTQVVLHPSVQGLPPELIGEIHDRIRSFEKKIRGLGSNRCKISNTIPVLDGIQRTQIRAPSDAKAIESESRRANGFVSAKMVRSKLLHSFLWSYVTSSLDLHDALSVGDYMNGMNNSHRSCNLFSLEAAIKAIPFELFLQVAGSSQKYDDMIEMCSRKLSLSDLPIKEYKLLMDTHATGRLSMLIDILRRLKLIRLITNGCANVGGKVPHASFTHALELKPYIEEPPSTVATSNMRSFDLRPRIRHDFFLSNREAVDEYWHTLEYCYATANPQTALHAFPGSAAHEVFLGRSWASVRVMTADQRAQLLKLVLKDGLKKKLPFNECENIAKDLNLTLQQVLRVYYDQRHRRVNLYQGLQDVNGVEYQTQKGRCTSSKRKKSSEASSRKFARIDAGTVQLGEERLARQADAFDPFSEEQNSYLAVSGEDDIHVPAYFEESGPKTSEGPGTHEVDQCYALMSQCAFPNMRQTRGRRFSWTDEADRQLVIQYVKQRAALGAKIHRIDWALLPGLPAPPRTCARRMSSLKTNRKFRKAIMKLCNILGQRYAKHLEQNQNRLLDNDGCRVFLRCSSGEVRDRESSNHVGHTDDIGFGEERWVDFEDKEIKRTLEDALRYKPVGKIEPSKLAGSVPEELSDLDMNAEDYGCEMTSSAVCSDGILNLDRNCRRDSGRRLKHHQLHHKFIKLLSRGTSVSGQVNGSLAVSNAVELFKLVFLSTATSPKLQYLLAETLRRYSEHDLFAAFSYLRDKKIMIGGGDAQPFELSQQFLHGLSKSPFPANTGKRATMFLGQLLERQKDLIEVGVNLNSDFQCGDIFQLFALVFSGELSVSPCMPDEGFGETEDRCLKRKIEDGEFHDSDKAKKMKSLTEGELISRREKGFPGIMVCMRRVTISMANTLEIFKEDDNTFARELSFNDNVSFNEKNVNHSEHTKGILNFDRTFPVVGHISEPDWEAMTGYAEYFLPKTCSEEQIGLFSSDVFKAVCAAIQKSGDQGLSMEEVSQVVSLQGEETVKLIIDVLEAFGQALKVNAYDSVRIVDSLYRSKFFLTSMAGFCYDRSPASLAKSLERGQDGNIIPQPEDHDFSSSMPQKDVSMNVDKHKITILNLPEELALQSSGIKSTNGHEDHTQGVGSFKVNTGGETYKFLSGEINMPIIPWINGDGTINRVVYNGLVRRVIGIVMQNPGILEDDIIHRMDVLNPQSCRKLLELMILDKHLIVKKIYQTAPIAPPALLGSLFASSSREPEPRLVCRSHVFANPMSANLL, encoded by the exons ATGGACTCGTTCATCTCCTCCGCCCTCGACGAAATCTGCTCGAGAGGCTCGAGGGGTCTCCCAATAGCCTCCCTCTGGCCAGCCCTTGCCGTTCCTGTAACCCCGTCCCTCAAAGCCTCCGTTTGGAGAAACCTGTTAGTAATTCCTGCCCTCCAATTAAAGGCTCCCAATGGGAGATTTTACCAACACGGTGACGCCTCAATTCAGGCCGTTGAGGACGCCGAGAGACTGGACGTGATGATCATCGCTAAGGAGGAGCTCCGGGACAACTTCGTTGGGCTCTACGATTCCATTACCAGCATTAATGTACAGCAGCGTCGCACGCTCGAAAGACTTGCTGTAGCTCG AACACATGGGATCACACAGAGTCAACTTGGGAAGGAATTTGGCATTCAAGGAAAGGACCTTTTTTATATAGTGAGGAACCTTGAATGCCGAGAGTTGATTGTGAGACAACCAGCAGTTGTAAAGACAAAAGAAGCTTGCGGTGAAGGGGATATCGTAAAAAGTCCAAGTGTGACCACCAATTTAATGCACTTATATCGCTATGCTAGGCATTTGGGCTCTCAGCAACGGATTGAGATTCACAAAGAAGGACGAAACTTGGACAGTCTTGGGAATGCAGAGGAAAGTGATGTGTTTGGAGATGACTTTAATGGAGATTCGATTAAAGAGGATGTGCTCGTAAAGGATTATATACCTGCCATGAAAGCAGTTTGTGAGAAACTTGATGAAGCTAGTGACAAG GTTCTCGTGGTCTCAGATATTAAACAGGACCTTGGTTATACTGGAGCACATTTTGCACATAGAGCTTGGAGAAAT ATTTGTCGCAGGTTGAAAGATGCAGGTATTGTTGAGGAGTTTGAAGCTAAAGTTAACAAGAAG GTTGAGCGTTGCCTTCGTTTGTTGAAGAAGCTTTCTCCTAAGAATTTTGAGCCCGAAGCTCCTGGATTTGTCAATGAACAACCAGTAAAATTTGGAAGGAGATCACAAAAGTCTGACCAGCTTGTTGATCTTCCCATTGAATATCAGATATATGATATGGTTGATGCAGCAGGTTCTGATGGCTTGACTGTTGTGGAG GTGTGTGAGAGGCTTGGAATTGATAAGAAGAGGAACTATCCTCGGTTTCATAATATAATCTCCAGGTTCGGGATGCATCTGCAGCCAGAAAACCATAAAAGACAATTTGCTTATAGACTTTGGACATCAAAGAATTGtgattctgaagcatcaaatgCATTATCAATTAACTCAAAAATTGTCAGTAGCAGAAATAAAAGTGTTGATTCAGATGTCAACAATCTGGATGTTCTTCACAGACCCACTCAAAAATTTCTGGAGTATGGTCATTCAGCTTCTGAAGCTGATTTCGCTCCTCCCCAGAAAGTAAATGACAAAGAGGTTGTTACAGAATTTGAGAATGGCATTGCTAAGACTAACCCAGTGCCAATCTCTCCTGACAACCAACTCTATGACCCAAACAGTATTGCTCCTGATGCAGAAGTTTATTTATCGAATACAGTGATGGAAACAAACCATGCCATATCAGAAGACATGCCTCTTCCTTTGTCAGAACCATTTGATTCTAGATCATGTCAAAACCTTCAATATGTGCGTTTGACTGCTGATGGTGCCTTGAGAGAACAGAGGATACTGGAAAGACTACAG GCTGAGAAGTTCCTTTTGAGAGGTGAGCTATATAGGTGGCTTGTGAGTTTGGAAAAGGACAAGAGCACAACAACAGACAGAAAGACTATTGACCGAATTTTGAATAAGCTTCAACAACTTGGTCGCTGCAAATGCATACACGTCAATGTCCCCAATGTCACAAATTGTGGTCGCAACCGAATGACTCAAGTGGTGCTGCACCCATCTGTTCAAGGTTTACCTCCTGAACTAATTGGTGAAATTCATGATAGAATAAGgtcctttgagaagaaaattcGTGGCCTGGGCTCAAATAGGTGCAAGATTAGTAACACAATTCCTGTGTTGGATGGAATCCAAAGAACTCAAATCCGTGCACCTTCTGATGCCAAAGCTATTGAGTCAGAATCCAGGCGTGCTAATGGCTTTGTTTCAGCAAAAATGGTTCGTTCCAAGTTGCTTCATAGCTTTCTATGGAGTTACGTGACTAGTTCTTTAGATTTGCATGATGCTTTATCAGTTGGTGATTACATGAATGGCATGAATAATAGTCACAGAAGTTGCAATCTGTTCTCACTTGAAGCAGCTATTAAAGCTATTCCTTTTGAGTTATTCTTACAAGTTGCAGGATCATCTCAGAAATATGATGACATGATTGAGATGTGTAGCCGCAAATTATCTCTCTCTGATCTGCCTATTAAAGAGTATAAACTTCTGATGGATACTCATGCAACCGGAAGACTATCAATGCTCATCGACATTTTAAGACGATTGAAG TTGATTCGGCTGATAACTAATGGATGTGCAAATGTTGGAGGCAAGGTCCCACATGCCTCATTTACACATGCATTGGAACTCAAACCTTATATTGAGGAACCACCATCAACAGTCGCAACATCGAATATGAGATCTTTTGATCTTCGTCCGAGAATCAGACATGACTTTTTCCTCTCAAATAGAGAGGCTGTTGATGAGTATTGGCACACGTTGGAGTATTGTTATGCCACTGCTAATCCCCAAACTGCTTTACACGCATTCCCTGGATCTGCTGCTCATGAG GTTTTCCTCGGCCGATCATGGGCTTCAGTTCGAGTCATGACAGCCGATCAGCGTGCGCAGCTACTAAAGCTTGTGTTGAAAGATGGTCTAAAGAAAAAACTTCCCTTCAATGAGTGTGAGAATATTGCAAAGGATCTTAATCTGACCTTACAGCAG GTGCTTCGTGTTTACTATGATCAGCGTCATCGGCGTGTTAATTTATATCAGGGTCTTCAAGATGTCAATGGGGTTGAGTATCAAACACAAAAAGGTAGATGCACTTCTTcaaagagaaagaaatcttcAGAAGCAAGCTCACGTAAGTTTGCAAGAATTGACGCTGGAACTGTACAGTTGGGTGAAGAGCGACTGGCAAGGCAAGCTGATGCTTTTGACCCATTCTCAGAGGAACAAAATTCATATCTAGCTGTTTCTGGAGAGGATGATATTCACGTGCCAGCATATTTTGAGGAATCTGGTCCTAAGACTTCAGAAGGGCCAGGAACTCACGAAGTTGACCAATGTTATGCCTTAATGAGCCAGTGTGCATTTCCAAATATGAGACAAACTCGTGGAAGAAGGTTTTCATGGACAGATGAGGCAGATAG GCAATTGGTGATCCAGTATGTAAAGCAACGTGCTGCTCTTGGAGCAAAAATTCACCGCATAGACTGGGCTTTACTCCCTGGCCTACCAGCACCTCCAAGAACTTGTGCAAGGAGAATGTCTTCACTtaaaacaaatagaaaatttAGAAAGGCCATCATGAAGCTCTGCAATATACTTGGTCAACGATATGCAAAGCACCTTGAACAAAATCAGAACAGGTTGCTCGATAATGATGGCTGTAGAGTGTTTTTGCGATGTTCATCAGGGGAAGTGCGTGACAGGGAGTCCTCTAATCATGTTGGACATACTGACGACATAGGTTTTGGGGAAGAACGGTGGGTTGATTTTGAGGACAAAGAAATTAAGAGAACCTTAGAGGATGCACTTCGATACAAGCCAGTTGGTAAAATAGAACCTTCCAAACTTGCTGGGTCTGTCCCCGAAGAGTTGTCAGATCTGGACATGAATGCTGAAGATTAT GGATGTGAAATGACTTCGTCAGCTGTTTGCAGTGACGGTATCCTAAATCTTGATAGGAATTGCCGAAGGGATTCAGGACGAAGACTAAAACATCATCAGCTTCATCATAAGTTTATTAAACTCTTGAGTAGAGGCACTAGTGTTAGTGGACAAGTCAATGGGTCACTGGCTGTTTCTAATGCTGTAGAGCTGTTTAAGCTTGTCTTTTTGAGCACCGCAACTTCACCAAAGCTGCAATACCTGCTGGCAGAAACTCTACGGCGTTATTCAGAACACGATCTTTTTGCGGCATTTAGCTACCTCAGAGATAAGAAAATCATG ATTGGAGGTGGTGATGCTCAGCCCTTTGAGCTTTCTCAGCAATTCTTACATGGTCTTTCTAAATCGCCATTTCCGGCTAATACTGGAAAGAGAGCTACCATGTTTTTGGGTCAGCTCCTTGAAAGACAGAAAGATCTAATTGAAGTGGGAGTTAATCTTAATTCAGATTTTCAGTGTGGGGACATATTCCAGTTGTTTGCTCTTGTTTTTTCTGGTGAGCTATCTGTTTCTCCTTGCATGCCAGATGAAGGTTTTGGAGAGACAGAAGACAGATgcttgaaacgtaaaattgagGATGGTGAATTTCATGATAGTGATAAGGCTAAGAAAATGAAATCCTTAACAGAAGGTGAACTCATTTCTCGCCGAGAGAAAGGTTTTCCTGGTATAATGGTATGCATGCGTCGTGTCACAATTTCAATGGCTAATACTCTTGAAATATTTAAGGAGGATGATAATACTTTTGCCCGTGAGCTTTCCTTCAATGATAACGTGTCCTTCAATGAGAAAAATGTGAATCATTCTGAACATACCAAGGGAATCCTTAATTTTGACCGCACTTTCCCCGTAGTTGGACATATTAGTGAGCCTGATTGGGAAGCAATGACTGGCTATGCTGAGTATTTTCTGCCTAAAACTTGTAGTGAAGAGCAAATAGGTCTCTTTAGTTCTGATGTCTTCAAGGCTGTTTGTGCTGCTATTCAGAAGTCTGGTGACCAAGGTTTGAGTATGGAAGAAGTCTCCCAAGTTGTGTCTTTGCAGG GAGAAGAGACGGTCAAACTCATTATTGATGTGCTGgaagcttttggacaagctttaAAG GTCAATGCATATGACTCTGTTCGCATTGTTGATTCTTTGTATCGCTCCAAGTTTTTTTTGACCTCAATGGCTGGCTTCTGTTATGATCGTAGTCCAGCTTCGTTGGCCAAGTCCCTTGAGAGAGGTCAAGATGGCAATATCATTCCACAGCCTGAAGATCATGATTTTAGTAGCTCGATGCCACAGAAGGATGTGAGCATGAATGTTGATAAACACAAAATTACTATTCTGAATCTTCCTGAAGAGTTGGCTCTACAATCAAGTGGCATTAAAAGTACCAATGGGCATGAAGACCATACACAAGGAGTTGGATCATTTAAAGTGAATACAGGGGGTGAAACCTACAAATTTCTCTCTGGTGaaataaatatgccaataataCCGTGGATAAATGGAGATGGAACCATCAACAGAGTCGTCTACAATGGCCTTGTACGCCGTGTTATTGGTATTGTCATGCAAAATCCTGGAATTTTAGAG GATGATATTA